From a single Streptomyces sp. NBC_01264 genomic region:
- a CDS encoding cation-translocating P-type ATPase has translation MSAPAASQAPATPLKPGGLTEREAGRRLVEHGRNEIAARPAAPLYARVLAQLRDPLVMVLIGAVLLTIAIGDHADSIVIGLVILFNTTVGVTQEIRADNAVAALSAMSAPGARVLREGTPREVPATDVVPGDVLLLGEGDIVAADAELTEASALLVDESMLTGESVAVGKEPGTALSAGTVVVRGRGVATVAATGGGSALGRIAALLEGGREPTPLQHRLASLGRILAAATLGLCLIVFVLGLLQGLPVGIMAVTAISLAVAAVPESLPAVVTLALALGARRMATRHALVRRLPAVETLGSVSVLATDKTGTLTEGRMVVQQVWMPHATADLSGVGYEPEGDVLIAGRRPTPREWEPLRELLTAAALCNDASIRPPTGSAAPDDRWTPMGDPTEAALLTAAVKAGCADQASLHESHPRADEAPFDSLRKRMTTLHTTPEDRVLVCLKGAPEAILDPAVLADPTDLLHTAEQQAALLAARGFRVLAIASGTRDEAPDHPADAETGLHLLGLVAISDPPKTEAAATIAACRAAGITPILITGDHPATARAVATEVGLLSSDSTHENVVTGADLTAGRVEDLTTVRVFARTNPQQKLDIVEAWRSHGAVTAMTGDGVNDGPALRQADIGVAMGARGTEVARQAADLVLTNDELSTVVAAVEEGRRVYDNIRRFLVYGLAGGTAEILVMLTGPLIGLPLPLRAGQILWINLLTHGLTGVAMGAEPVSPGVMNRPPRPPGQHILGAGAWQRLLLLATVVTASCLAAALTARAWDLPWQSVLFLALLAGQLGVVLGLRARLLTKENLFLPLAVLASALLAAAALYLPALRSILETEPLDLTGIGLAAATALTGFIAARFVRTAFHAQRRTTANSHG, from the coding sequence ATGTCCGCGCCCGCGGCCAGCCAAGCACCCGCCACCCCGCTGAAACCCGGCGGACTCACCGAACGGGAGGCCGGGCGACGCCTCGTCGAGCACGGCCGCAACGAAATCGCCGCCCGGCCGGCCGCACCCCTGTACGCCCGGGTCCTGGCACAGCTCCGAGACCCCCTGGTCATGGTCCTGATCGGCGCGGTCCTGCTCACGATCGCCATCGGCGACCACGCCGACTCCATCGTCATCGGCCTGGTGATCCTCTTCAACACCACCGTCGGCGTGACCCAGGAGATCCGCGCCGACAACGCGGTGGCCGCACTCTCGGCCATGTCGGCCCCGGGCGCACGCGTGCTGAGGGAGGGCACACCGCGCGAAGTCCCGGCCACCGACGTCGTACCCGGTGACGTTCTCCTCCTCGGCGAGGGCGACATCGTCGCCGCCGACGCCGAACTCACCGAGGCATCGGCCCTCCTCGTCGACGAGTCCATGCTCACCGGCGAGTCCGTCGCGGTGGGCAAGGAGCCGGGTACGGCCCTGAGCGCCGGAACGGTCGTCGTACGGGGGAGGGGCGTGGCCACCGTTGCGGCGACCGGCGGGGGCAGCGCGCTCGGCCGTATCGCCGCCCTCCTCGAAGGCGGTCGGGAGCCGACCCCGCTGCAGCACCGACTGGCCTCCCTCGGACGGATCCTGGCCGCCGCCACCCTCGGATTGTGCCTGATCGTCTTCGTACTGGGCCTCCTGCAAGGCCTGCCCGTCGGGATCATGGCCGTGACGGCCATCAGCCTGGCGGTCGCCGCGGTACCGGAATCCCTGCCCGCCGTAGTCACCCTCGCCCTCGCCCTCGGCGCCCGCCGGATGGCCACGCGGCACGCGCTCGTACGCCGCCTTCCCGCCGTGGAGACGCTAGGTTCCGTCTCGGTCCTCGCCACGGACAAGACCGGCACCCTCACCGAGGGCCGCATGGTGGTCCAGCAGGTCTGGATGCCCCATGCCACGGCCGACCTCTCCGGCGTCGGCTACGAGCCGGAAGGCGATGTCCTGATCGCCGGCCGACGCCCGACGCCGAGGGAATGGGAGCCGCTACGCGAACTGCTGACCGCAGCGGCACTCTGCAACGACGCCTCCATCCGCCCGCCGACGGGATCCGCCGCGCCCGACGACCGCTGGACCCCCATGGGGGATCCCACCGAGGCGGCCCTCCTGACGGCCGCGGTCAAGGCGGGCTGCGCCGATCAGGCCAGCCTCCACGAAAGCCACCCGCGCGCGGACGAAGCGCCTTTCGACAGCCTGCGCAAACGCATGACCACCCTGCACACCACACCCGAGGACCGGGTGCTCGTGTGCCTGAAGGGCGCGCCCGAAGCGATCCTCGACCCCGCCGTCCTCGCCGACCCCACGGACCTGCTCCACACAGCGGAACAGCAGGCCGCGCTACTCGCTGCCCGCGGCTTCCGCGTCCTTGCCATCGCCTCAGGGACACGGGACGAGGCCCCCGACCACCCCGCGGACGCCGAGACCGGCCTCCACCTGCTCGGCCTGGTCGCCATCAGCGACCCGCCCAAAACGGAGGCCGCGGCCACGATCGCCGCCTGTCGGGCGGCGGGCATCACCCCCATCCTCATCACCGGCGACCACCCCGCCACCGCGCGCGCCGTGGCGACCGAGGTGGGCCTGCTCTCTTCCGACAGCACGCACGAGAACGTGGTCACGGGTGCGGACCTCACCGCCGGCCGGGTCGAGGACCTCACCACCGTCCGCGTCTTCGCGCGTACGAATCCGCAGCAGAAGCTGGACATCGTGGAAGCCTGGCGCTCCCACGGCGCCGTCACCGCGATGACCGGCGACGGCGTGAACGACGGACCCGCCCTGCGCCAGGCCGACATCGGCGTCGCGATGGGCGCGCGCGGCACGGAGGTCGCGCGGCAGGCGGCAGACCTCGTGCTCACCAACGACGAACTGTCGACGGTCGTCGCGGCGGTCGAGGAAGGCCGTCGCGTCTACGACAACATCCGCCGCTTCCTCGTGTACGGCCTGGCCGGTGGAACGGCCGAGATCCTCGTCATGCTCACCGGCCCCCTCATCGGTCTCCCCCTGCCCCTGCGGGCCGGCCAGATCCTCTGGATCAACCTCCTCACCCACGGCCTCACCGGTGTCGCCATGGGCGCAGAACCGGTCTCACCGGGCGTCATGAACAGACCTCCCCGCCCGCCCGGACAGCACATCCTCGGCGCCGGAGCCTGGCAGCGACTCCTCCTGCTCGCCACCGTCGTCACCGCCTCCTGCCTCGCAGCCGCCCTCACCGCACGCGCCTGGGACCTGCCGTGGCAGAGCGTGCTCTTCCTCGCCCTGCTCGCCGGCCAGCTCGGAGTGGTCCTGGGCCTGCGAGCCCGCCTCCTGACCAAGGAGAACCTCTTCCTTCCCCTGGCAGTCCTCGCCTCCGCACTCCTCGCGGCAGCCGCGCTCTACCTCCCCGCACTCCGCTCGATCCTGGAAACCGAACCGCTCGACCTGACCGGCATCGGACTGGCGGCGGCCACAGCCCTGACCGGATTCATCGCCGCCCGCTTCGTACGGACGGCGTTCCACGCGCAGCGACGGACGACGGCGAACTCCCACGGCTGA
- a CDS encoding universal stress protein produces MKNMTDREIVVGIDPVRDWHMALAWAADEAHRRALGLGLVLVVPPQHDTQHADGGTHRIDLRRTGAETLEAAAVWARSRHPDLEPSTHLLDGLPAPVLGRLSLKAPMLVLGSRHLSRTEEFLSAGSLVVPVVAQAHCPVVVVGDAEHVSQLSPYMVVAVDGSESSKAALAVAFEEASVRGCMLRAISVWRLPLLSFQNRDEGLQEQRRMLYETVAGWSEKYPDVALTHEVLAGHPVEELAQAAEHALVVILGRRGNGGYTGMRLGSVVHGLLHRAHCPVITVPLAQGT; encoded by the coding sequence ATGAAGAACATGACGGACCGTGAGATCGTCGTCGGCATCGACCCGGTCAGGGACTGGCACATGGCCCTGGCCTGGGCCGCCGACGAGGCGCACCGCCGGGCGCTCGGCCTGGGTCTCGTCCTGGTGGTGCCACCGCAACACGACACCCAGCACGCCGACGGGGGCACGCACCGCATCGACCTGCGCCGGACCGGAGCGGAAACCCTCGAAGCGGCCGCCGTGTGGGCGCGCTCGCGTCACCCGGATCTCGAACCGTCCACCCACCTGCTCGACGGGCTTCCCGCCCCCGTCCTCGGCCGGCTTTCCCTCAAGGCCCCCATGCTGGTGCTCGGTTCGCGACACCTCAGCCGCACCGAGGAGTTCCTAAGTGCCGGTTCGCTGGTGGTGCCCGTCGTCGCGCAGGCGCACTGTCCGGTCGTGGTCGTCGGCGATGCGGAGCACGTCAGCCAACTGTCGCCGTACATGGTCGTCGCGGTCGACGGCAGCGAGTCCTCGAAGGCGGCGCTGGCCGTGGCCTTCGAGGAAGCGAGCGTTCGCGGGTGCATGCTGCGGGCCATCTCGGTGTGGCGCCTGCCCCTGCTCTCGTTCCAGAACAGGGACGAAGGTCTCCAGGAGCAGCGCCGCATGCTGTACGAGACGGTCGCCGGCTGGTCGGAGAAGTACCCGGACGTCGCGCTCACCCACGAAGTGCTGGCGGGCCACCCGGTCGAGGAGCTGGCGCAGGCGGCCGAACACGCACTGGTAGTGATCCTGGGCCGCCGTGGAAACGGGGGCTACACCGGCATGCGGCTCGGCTCCGTCGTCCACGGACTGCTGCACCGGGCACACTGCCCGGTCATCACTGTCCCCCTCGCGCAAGGGACCTGA
- a CDS encoding universal stress protein, which produces MEGITAGPELGTVIVGVDGSDPARGAVLWAAAEAVRRGSTLHIVHAADTDSRAVYASVETIERVRTAGRELLDDTAAAVAELHPDLYVTMEFSRNAPVLSLHRAAGVHGTIVIGNRGLGGFTSLMLGSVGLKAAASATTPLVVVRGTDPRGETGSVLAGVHDEHDLDCVRYAAHEAGLRKASLRLLHVWSPLHSVGNVVSMLDDVEEVSGRHVERLTAMAGLIREEFPDLTVHADLERSFSVAGVLAEASQDADLLVVGGKRSPGYIGRTLGHVSHSLLHHARCPVLLIPRHANDQGNES; this is translated from the coding sequence ATGGAAGGCATCACTGCCGGTCCGGAACTCGGGACGGTCATCGTCGGCGTCGACGGGTCGGACCCCGCACGCGGGGCAGTCCTGTGGGCCGCGGCCGAAGCCGTACGGCGGGGGAGCACCCTGCACATCGTCCACGCCGCGGATACGGACAGCAGAGCCGTCTACGCATCGGTGGAGACCATCGAACGGGTCCGCACCGCGGGCCGCGAACTACTCGATGACACCGCCGCCGCCGTAGCGGAACTCCATCCCGATCTGTACGTCACCATGGAGTTCAGCCGCAACGCACCCGTACTCAGCCTCCACAGGGCCGCCGGCGTCCACGGCACGATCGTCATCGGCAACCGCGGTCTCGGCGGGTTCACCTCGCTGATGCTCGGCTCCGTCGGACTCAAGGCCGCCGCGAGCGCCACCACCCCCCTCGTCGTGGTGCGGGGCACGGACCCGCGGGGCGAAACCGGCAGCGTGCTGGCCGGCGTCCACGACGAACACGACCTCGACTGCGTCCGGTACGCCGCGCACGAAGCGGGGCTGCGCAAGGCGTCGTTGCGGCTGCTGCACGTATGGAGCCCGCTGCACTCCGTCGGCAACGTCGTGAGCATGCTCGACGACGTCGAGGAGGTCAGCGGTCGGCACGTGGAGCGCCTGACGGCCATGGCAGGCCTGATCCGTGAGGAGTTCCCGGATCTGACCGTGCACGCCGACTTGGAGAGGAGCTTCTCGGTGGCTGGCGTACTGGCCGAGGCCTCGCAGGACGCGGACCTGCTGGTCGTCGGCGGGAAGCGCTCGCCGGGCTACATCGGGCGCACGCTCGGGCACGTGAGCCACAGCCTCCTGCATCACGCACGGTGTCCCGTGCTGCTCATCCCGCGGCACGCCAACGACCAGGGGAACGAGTCGTGA
- a CDS encoding CBS domain-containing protein, giving the protein MKHTQVGEVMSADVVSVDRSTTFREIVKLLADHDITGLPVVDGDDRVVGVVSESDLLARKALTAADIMTAPAVTIRAAGRRLGGRAAHDAPRSATPSGDRRGRTPRRHRHPA; this is encoded by the coding sequence GTGAAGCACACCCAGGTCGGCGAGGTGATGTCGGCAGATGTCGTCTCGGTGGACCGTTCGACGACGTTCAGGGAGATCGTCAAGCTCCTCGCCGACCACGACATCACCGGACTGCCCGTCGTGGACGGGGACGACCGGGTGGTCGGCGTCGTCTCCGAGAGCGATCTGCTCGCCCGCAAGGCCCTGACGGCCGCCGACATCATGACGGCTCCCGCAGTCACCATCCGCGCGGCGGGAAGGCGTCTCGGAGGCCGGGCAGCTCATGACGCGCCTCGGTCTGCAACGCCTTCCGGTGACCGACGAGGAAGAACGCCTCGTCGGCATCGTCACCCGGCGTGA
- a CDS encoding BON domain-containing protein translates to MTDEEERLVGIVTRRDLLRVFLRPDAEIRRHVSEDVLSESVGAPTGAVDIHVLDGVVTLAGRLERQSQIPLALRLTARLDGVVAVVDELTARTDDSRLIPPERGAQPITW, encoded by the coding sequence GTGACCGACGAGGAAGAACGCCTCGTCGGCATCGTCACCCGGCGTGACCTCCTGCGCGTCTTCCTGCGCCCCGATGCCGAGATACGGCGGCACGTGAGCGAGGACGTGCTGTCGGAAAGCGTCGGGGCGCCCACCGGGGCGGTGGACATCCACGTCCTGGACGGTGTCGTGACCCTCGCGGGCCGACTGGAACGGCAGAGCCAGATCCCCCTCGCCCTGCGACTCACCGCACGACTGGACGGCGTTGTCGCCGTGGTCGACGAGCTCACCGCCCGCACGGACGACTCCCGTCTGATCCCACCGGAGCGCGGAGCACAACCCATCACCTGGTGA
- a CDS encoding universal stress protein → MGLSTLTATETPVVLVRAEEDDGENAARTPYGEIVVGVDIHQSCDRVLAFAFEEASRRDCALRAVHGWKLPPASGYSPVLKASVAREVDHTVAEMLDDMLMPWRMKFPDVRLEEQTFIGSAGRELVQATTGADLVVIGRRIRRSPMGTHLGPIAHAVLHHTAAPVAVLAHD, encoded by the coding sequence GTGGGCCTGTCCACCCTCACCGCCACCGAGACGCCCGTCGTCCTCGTACGGGCGGAGGAGGACGACGGGGAGAACGCGGCCCGCACCCCGTACGGCGAGATCGTCGTGGGCGTCGACATCCACCAGTCCTGCGACAGGGTCCTGGCCTTCGCCTTCGAAGAAGCCTCGCGCCGTGACTGCGCGTTGCGGGCGGTACACGGCTGGAAGCTCCCTCCGGCGTCCGGCTACTCGCCCGTCCTCAAGGCCTCGGTCGCACGCGAGGTCGACCACACCGTCGCCGAGATGCTCGACGACATGCTCATGCCCTGGCGGATGAAGTTCCCGGACGTACGACTCGAGGAGCAGACGTTCATCGGATCGGCGGGACGTGAGCTCGTCCAGGCCACCACGGGCGCGGACCTCGTCGTCATCGGGCGCCGCATCCGCCGCTCGCCCATGGGCACGCACCTCGGCCCGATCGCCCATGCCGTGCTCCACCACACGGCCGCACCGGTGGCCGTACTCGCCCACGACTGA
- a CDS encoding universal stress protein: MANLVTAGLDGSRESVAAARWAAHEANLRGAPLALVHVEEWLERPPLTVATSEVQSEWAQGLLREASEEIKGLYPNLEITSRRLSGIPATALAHAAASSDMLVLGSRGLGGIAGFILGSISAGTIAATDQPIVLVRAPHDEATPAEERGTDGPIVTGVDIGRPCDALLSFAFDEAARRGCALRVIHAWSPPPVVGSGYSYGLDLGVQEEIGRGIATAVDEMIRPWCEKYPSVAVAPEVFIGQSAIQLVDASKGAALVVVGRRIRRSAYGTHIGGIAHAVLHHAAAPVAVIAHE; this comes from the coding sequence ATGGCCAACCTTGTGACCGCCGGCCTCGACGGCTCGCGCGAAAGTGTCGCTGCGGCCCGATGGGCCGCGCACGAAGCAAACCTCCGCGGGGCACCTCTGGCCCTGGTCCACGTGGAGGAGTGGCTGGAGCGGCCCCCTCTCACCGTCGCGACGAGCGAAGTCCAGAGCGAGTGGGCGCAGGGACTGCTCCGCGAGGCCTCCGAGGAGATCAAGGGGCTTTACCCGAACCTGGAGATCACCTCCCGCCGGCTGTCAGGGATCCCGGCTACGGCCCTGGCCCACGCGGCTGCCTCGTCGGACATGCTGGTGCTCGGTTCCCGAGGGCTAGGCGGCATCGCCGGGTTCATCCTCGGGTCCATCAGCGCCGGGACCATCGCCGCAACCGATCAGCCGATCGTTCTCGTCCGGGCACCGCACGATGAGGCCACGCCCGCCGAGGAGCGCGGCACCGATGGCCCGATCGTGACGGGAGTGGACATCGGGCGCCCCTGTGACGCACTGCTCTCCTTCGCCTTCGACGAGGCGGCACGCCGCGGGTGCGCCCTGCGGGTGATCCACGCCTGGTCACCGCCGCCCGTCGTCGGCTCCGGCTACAGCTACGGTCTCGATCTCGGCGTGCAGGAGGAGATAGGTCGGGGGATCGCCACGGCCGTGGACGAGATGATCCGCCCCTGGTGCGAGAAGTACCCCTCGGTGGCGGTCGCCCCCGAGGTGTTCATCGGCCAGTCCGCGATCCAGCTCGTGGACGCATCCAAGGGTGCCGCGCTGGTCGTGGTCGGCAGGCGCATCCGGCGCTCCGCCTACGGCACCCACATCGGCGGGATCGCCCACGCGGTCCTGCACCACGCCGCCGCGCCCGTCGCCGTCATCGCCCACGAGTGA
- a CDS encoding Rv1733c family protein, which translates to MLHGTPPNPLRRKSDRTRTRWLVAFVLSALVAAFCGVAVGLAVWNVDNRTAREEAEHAHRITATTLGAAEHAPDSWSGGAAASVAQAAWQYPSATRRTGLVTVQPKTPAGSPVVIWVDDSGRTVQGHPSAGERAFAAMTVGATAAALIALTAAGVVHLRLRTVHARSLSMWGRDWQRVEPGWSGRLPTQSGVDDD; encoded by the coding sequence ATGCTTCACGGAACACCGCCCAATCCGTTGCGGCGGAAATCTGACCGCACGCGCACCCGGTGGCTCGTCGCCTTCGTCCTGTCGGCTCTCGTCGCAGCCTTCTGCGGAGTGGCCGTCGGGCTGGCCGTGTGGAACGTCGACAACCGCACTGCGCGGGAAGAGGCCGAGCACGCGCACCGGATCACGGCCACCACGCTCGGGGCCGCCGAGCACGCACCCGACTCCTGGAGCGGCGGTGCCGCCGCGTCCGTAGCACAGGCTGCCTGGCAGTACCCTTCGGCCACCCGGCGCACGGGACTCGTAACGGTCCAGCCCAAAACCCCCGCGGGTAGTCCCGTCGTGATCTGGGTGGACGACTCGGGCCGTACGGTCCAGGGGCACCCATCCGCGGGCGAGCGGGCCTTCGCCGCGATGACCGTCGGTGCCACTGCCGCGGCCCTGATCGCGCTGACAGCCGCAGGCGTCGTCCACCTGAGGCTCCGAACCGTCCATGCGCGCAGCCTGTCCATGTGGGGACGGGACTGGCAGCGCGTGGAACCCGGCTGGTCGGGCCGACTGCCCACTCAATCAGGAGTCGACGACGACTGA
- a CDS encoding flavodoxin domain-containing protein: protein MSAKQVLVAYGSKHGATAGIAEQIGSALREDGIDVWVVPADEVTDVRGYDGVVLGGSLYAGRWNGRARRCAKRNARYLKHRPVWLFSSGPVDSSAERNDIPPVRAVARQMRQLGARDHVTFGGSLTEGTPGLLARTLVRQGKAGDFRNPERIQAWAHHIGAELTAAASPAP from the coding sequence ATGAGTGCGAAACAGGTTCTGGTCGCCTACGGAAGCAAGCACGGTGCGACCGCCGGGATCGCGGAGCAGATCGGATCGGCACTGCGTGAGGACGGCATCGACGTCTGGGTGGTCCCGGCCGACGAGGTCACGGACGTCCGCGGCTACGACGGGGTGGTGCTGGGCGGATCCCTGTACGCGGGGCGGTGGAACGGACGGGCCCGGCGCTGCGCGAAGCGCAACGCCCGGTATCTGAAGCACCGTCCCGTCTGGCTGTTCAGCAGCGGACCGGTCGACTCCTCCGCCGAACGCAACGACATCCCGCCGGTAAGGGCCGTCGCCAGGCAGATGCGACAACTCGGCGCCCGCGACCACGTCACCTTCGGCGGCAGCCTCACGGAGGGCACGCCCGGCCTGCTCGCCCGCACCCTCGTACGCCAGGGCAAGGCCGGAGACTTCCGCAACCCCGAGCGCATCCAGGCCTGGGCCCACCACATCGGTGCCGAACTCACCGCGGCCGCCTCACCCGCCCCGTAG
- a CDS encoding glycoside hydrolase family 65 protein: MTASWTWEYGHYDPKAERLVEALCTLGNGRFATRGAAPETPAGPVHYPATYAAGCSNRLTSHVAGQQVDNEDMVNLPNWTALRYRCITDDGRPGDWLTPDDPGLLHHKVVLDLRRGTLTRHMLFQSGHGRRLGVTHVRLVHMGDPYLAAQRTTFHAYGWSGQVEVESALDGDVVNAGVERYGGLDGRHLTDHRTGFAPHGVVWIACRTTSALTEIALAVKTVTRPRAATMTSSTAAGTVQTFRLPVAPRRSATVVKTAALYTSLDRPNGDLLPRAIEHASRAPGFPELLTSQHSAWERLWEQGELTVSGETGRILRLHAFHVLQTLSPHTAELDVGVPARGLHGEAYRGHVFWDELFVLPYITLHFPEVARALLMYRHRRLPAARDAARQAGQIGAMFPWQSGSSGQEESQALHLNPRSGRWLPDHSHLQRHVGSAMALNVCRYGRATGDTGFLHGPGAELLLEIASFWAGAAVYDSERGRFRVCGVLGPDEYHDAYPEAAEPGIDDNAYTNVMAAWVIQQGLELLDELPPARRTELTEWLALDRGALVHWEEVSRRLYVPFHRGVISQFEGYGDLAELDWAAYRARYGDIRRLDRILEAEGDTVNRYQASKQADVVMLGYLFRPAELYALFARLGYRLDDAVWRATVAYYLQRTSHGSTLSSLVHGWVLARQKDPDAWKYCEEALLGDVTDIQGGTTGEGIHLGAMAGTLDLAERGVTGLEAGPEGLYVDPVPLREIEPVSFTLCHRGHRGVRVRLLPGRFGITVPESCQSPLALMLPGGQAVVVAAGDEHLFRLPPD; this comes from the coding sequence GTGACCGCCTCGTGGACGTGGGAGTACGGCCACTACGACCCCAAGGCGGAGCGACTCGTCGAAGCCCTGTGCACGCTGGGCAACGGCAGGTTCGCCACGCGTGGTGCGGCCCCCGAGACCCCGGCGGGCCCCGTGCACTATCCCGCCACCTACGCCGCCGGCTGCTCCAACCGGCTCACCTCCCACGTGGCCGGCCAGCAGGTAGACAACGAGGACATGGTCAACCTGCCCAACTGGACGGCACTGCGCTACCGCTGCATCACCGACGACGGACGCCCGGGCGACTGGCTGACTCCCGACGACCCCGGCCTGCTGCACCACAAGGTGGTGCTCGATCTGCGCCGGGGAACGCTCACCCGGCACATGCTGTTCCAGAGCGGCCACGGCCGCCGCCTCGGCGTCACTCACGTCCGCCTCGTGCACATGGGGGACCCCTACCTCGCGGCCCAGCGAACCACCTTCCACGCGTACGGCTGGAGCGGTCAGGTCGAAGTGGAATCAGCGCTCGACGGGGACGTCGTCAACGCGGGGGTGGAACGCTACGGCGGGCTCGACGGCCGCCACCTCACCGACCACCGGACGGGCTTCGCACCGCACGGCGTCGTATGGATCGCCTGCCGTACCACCTCCGCCCTCACCGAAATCGCCCTTGCCGTAAAGACGGTCACCCGACCCCGAGCGGCCACCATGACGAGTTCCACCGCGGCCGGGACGGTGCAGACGTTCAGACTGCCCGTGGCTCCCCGGCGATCCGCGACGGTGGTGAAGACCGCGGCCCTGTACACATCCCTCGACCGGCCGAACGGAGACCTCCTGCCGCGCGCGATCGAGCACGCTTCGCGGGCCCCCGGATTCCCGGAGCTGCTCACGTCACAGCACTCGGCCTGGGAACGACTTTGGGAACAAGGGGAGTTGACCGTCTCGGGGGAGACGGGCCGGATCCTGCGCCTCCATGCCTTCCACGTGCTCCAGACGCTCTCCCCGCACACCGCCGAGCTGGACGTCGGCGTCCCCGCGCGGGGGCTGCACGGCGAGGCCTACCGGGGGCACGTCTTCTGGGACGAACTCTTCGTCCTGCCCTACATCACCCTGCACTTCCCCGAAGTCGCGCGGGCCCTGCTCATGTACCGCCACCGACGCCTTCCGGCCGCCCGCGACGCTGCCCGGCAAGCCGGTCAGATCGGGGCCATGTTCCCCTGGCAGAGCGGAAGTTCGGGACAAGAGGAGAGTCAGGCCCTGCACCTCAACCCCCGCTCGGGCCGTTGGCTCCCCGACCACTCGCACCTCCAGCGCCACGTCGGCTCCGCCATGGCCCTGAACGTCTGCCGGTACGGGCGGGCCACCGGGGACACCGGCTTCCTGCACGGCCCGGGCGCGGAACTCCTGCTGGAGATCGCGAGCTTCTGGGCCGGAGCCGCCGTCTACGACTCGGAACGGGGGCGGTTCCGCGTCTGCGGCGTGCTGGGCCCGGACGAGTACCACGACGCCTATCCGGAGGCCGCGGAACCCGGAATCGACGACAACGCGTACACCAACGTCATGGCCGCCTGGGTGATCCAGCAGGGGCTCGAACTGCTCGACGAGCTGCCCCCGGCCCGCCGGACGGAGCTGACCGAATGGCTCGCCCTGGACCGCGGTGCGCTCGTGCACTGGGAAGAGGTGTCCCGTCGCCTGTACGTCCCGTTCCACCGGGGCGTCATCAGCCAGTTCGAGGGATACGGAGACCTGGCCGAGCTGGACTGGGCGGCCTACCGCGCCCGGTACGGCGACATCCGCCGGCTCGACCGGATCCTGGAAGCCGAGGGGGATACGGTCAACCGCTACCAGGCGTCGAAGCAGGCCGACGTGGTCATGCTCGGCTACCTCTTCCGGCCCGCCGAGCTGTACGCCCTCTTCGCCCGGCTCGGCTACCGGCTCGACGACGCGGTGTGGCGGGCGACCGTAGCGTACTACCTGCAGCGCACCAGCCACGGATCGACGCTCAGCAGCCTCGTCCACGGCTGGGTGCTGGCCCGCCAGAAGGACCCGGACGCCTGGAAGTACTGCGAGGAGGCACTCCTCGGCGATGTCACGGACATCCAGGGGGGCACCACCGGCGAGGGAATCCACCTCGGCGCCATGGCCGGCACCCTTGACCTCGCGGAGCGCGGCGTCACGGGCCTGGAGGCCGGCCCCGAAGGCCTGTACGTCGATCCCGTCCCCCTGCGGGAGATCGAGCCCGTCTCCTTCACGCTCTGCCACCGGGGACACCGCGGTGTCCGCGTACGCCTGCTCCCCGGGAGGTTCGGCATCACCGTGCCGGAATCCTGCCAAAGTCCCCTGGCCCTCATGCTGCCCGGGGGGCAGGCCGTCGTGGTGGCGGCCGGCGACGAGCATCTGTTCCGCCTGCCACCGGACTGA
- a CDS encoding HAD family hydrolase, producing the protein MSAPDAVVFDTDGVLLDSARRHAAAWKTAFDSCLDAWAASGNGRQPPFDADREYRRWVDGKPRLDGAESFLSSRGIDLPAGTPDSAPGDDTVWAVAARKEAAFVRTLEAGAVEAFADVAPALSRLRAHGVCCAAVSASRHARPLLGAASLLDYFDAVVDGTDAAELGLAGKPDPALFLEAAVRLGIAPASCAVVEDALAGVEAGRRGRFGLVVGLDRTTSPATARALRERGADLVAAELHAVADTVCGAGP; encoded by the coding sequence GTGAGCGCCCCGGATGCCGTCGTCTTCGACACCGACGGAGTACTGCTCGACTCGGCACGGCGGCACGCCGCGGCTTGGAAGACCGCCTTCGACAGTTGCCTGGACGCCTGGGCCGCGTCCGGGAACGGCCGGCAGCCTCCCTTCGACGCGGACCGTGAGTACCGCCGGTGGGTGGACGGCAAGCCCCGGCTGGACGGGGCGGAATCCTTCTTGAGCTCCCGTGGCATCGACCTGCCGGCCGGCACTCCCGACAGCGCACCGGGCGACGACACGGTCTGGGCGGTCGCCGCGCGCAAGGAGGCGGCGTTCGTACGGACGCTGGAAGCGGGGGCCGTGGAGGCCTTCGCCGACGTCGCTCCGGCGCTCTCCCGGCTGCGGGCGCACGGAGTGTGCTGCGCCGCCGTATCGGCCTCCCGGCACGCCCGGCCGCTTCTCGGAGCAGCCTCCCTCCTGGACTACTTCGACGCGGTGGTGGACGGTACGGACGCCGCCGAACTGGGGCTCGCGGGCAAGCCCGACCCCGCCCTGTTCCTCGAAGCGGCCGTACGCCTCGGGATAGCCCCCGCCAGCTGCGCGGTGGTGGAAGACGCCCTCGCGGGCGTCGAAGCCGGTCGGCGCGGCCGCTTCGGCCTCGTCGTCGGCCTCGACCGGACGACGAGCCCCGCCACCGCGCGGGCACTACGGGAACGAGGGGCGGACCTGGTCGCCGCCGAACTCCACGCCGTCGCCGACACCGTCTGCGGGGCCGGACCGTGA